In Oreochromis aureus strain Israel breed Guangdong linkage group 9, ZZ_aureus, whole genome shotgun sequence, the genomic window aaaaaatgctccataaataaaatatacttacttttaattatttttgaatgatgtatgttcataattttatatgttttgttttgttttttgtttttttcagatagATAAATAGTTTTggatagttaaaaaaaaaagttttacataCCCAGGGGACTACAAATGTAAAGCAGTAGTTTGGCATGTTTACATCTTATATGAAAGAAGGAATGACACTATTAAATTATCTTTAAAACCTAAGATGTAAAACTTTTTACTGCAAATTCACAGTAATTTACTGGGAATGGCTCTGCTgcactgcatttttaaaaacctgtATCTAAATATAATGCTGAATTACTAAAAGCAATGATTAATAATTATCCtcacacatttaaaatgcagtGCTGCTCATAGTAAATTATTGTGTATTTACAGTATGTGACTTGTGTTTTAATCATATATCAAATttcaattaattatttttaatttactaGTCCTATTACAATTATAAATAACAGAACATCCAATttcatagaaaataaaaatcagatgTTTACAGTTTATGTTTAAACATATATGTGATTACATATTttgctttaaataaaattaaactgcaCAGTTTCAGAAACGGCTCACAACATATATTAGGATCAGTAATTTGGCCCTGGTGTTATTTAATAATATTGAgactaaatgtaaatatttttattttccatttatttatttattttaatatgaggATATTTGTATAATTATTTGCATGTGAAGAAAGATAGTTTAGAAAATTCAACATGTCTCTGTCAAACTGTGACAcacatgtttttcattttttgcagCATAAGGATCCAAATGTTAGCACAGAATGCAGACTTAACAAACAAAATTTGAGTCATTTATTCaggcaaaataaaatacagaagaccagagagagaaagatacAGAGAAGCCCAACAGTCTGCAACAAAGACTGATGGCAGGGcaggactatttatacacatGAGGAAAAATGTCTGTAATGAGACGCAGGGTGAACACAATCAATGACAACGAGGCTGAAGgggaaataaaactaaatgcaaaacacaggagtcaaacaaccacaaaactaaaacaggaaatatactcAAATAAGGACAAACAGAACTTGAGTGAACTTAACAGAAGAGACGGGACAGGATGAGGAGATGAAGGGAAATACCAATGGGGCAAATAAAGCTGCAATAATGCATACAGTAAACAGAACTCAAATATAATAAGACCTAAAGGCTAAAATTACTCAAGAGCAAATCAAAAcctaaacaaaactaaaaaaaaataaagcaaaactaTTAAAGAACAAGAATTCAACAAACCCTGGGACGACTGTAGGATCATGACATTTCTCATAAATTTTGTGTCTGCATagttaaataaaagtaattactgtttacttgtatttttaaataatacttTATTCTCAGTACTTTAAATGATTTGATTGCAGAACTACTTTTTTCATAGATAATATCCAATTTTTATTAGCATTTAGTTTTAGTAAATATTTAATGGTTGTTAACTGTCGTCTAACTCAAATTGCAGGAACAGTTTAGTATTGCCTGACTACTTTTCTTTCTGTGTAATCGGATCTAAATGGGTTCTTGTTTGCTTATACAAGTCAAAGTTCTTCCCAGGTTCATCAGACCTACAGACCATGTAGGTCATTTACCCCCCACCAGTCTGACAGCTAAATGTGACAGCAGCTGGGTGCACAGCCCCATGACTGCTGCTCCTGCCATGCTGAGAGGTTATCTCTAAGAGCAAAGCGAGGGGTGATGCTCATTTATTTTGTACTCAGCAGAGTCATGATGCTGTTGCAGATTCTTTGCAGTGAGGAGCGGCGACAGATTCAATTTCATGTCTGAAACTCTCAGTGCTCGTTTTGACCAACACTCGGCCGGTTAGACGGCTCACTGAGAGAAAACTCCTCAGCGTCTGTGTCTCTGCAATATCATTTTTGGGGCTTGGTTGGTTAGAGGATTTGTATAAAAAGGTTTCATCATGACCAACTTCAGGATATGCAGATGAGATCCAGCAAGTTCAAGTGacagtttcagtgcagcttTAGCTTAAGGGCTTAAGTTAACTGTGGCTCATATGACCCTGAATAATTGTGCAAGAATTTTAATAAATCTTAGGGTATTACATTGAAATACCAAAACAGGCTTTAACACTCAGCTAACTTCTCGAGGAAGTtggcttcagtttcagattACTGCCTGCTAGAGTAGTTAGTTGTTGCCTTACAGCTCTCATCACATAATCAGTCATTTTTTCCTAATGTCTTGCAGGTGTCTCACTGCAGTTGGCGTGCTTGCTGCAAAATAATTTACTGTGTGCTGATTTCCCTCAAATCAATCTTTTAACAGTTTCTCTCATTCTCCTCATCCATTAGAGGATGTCATTAAGACACGTGGAAACTGATGAGGGCTCCTTCAGTTCTTAGTTCTTCCTCTAAGTGCTAATCGGGCAGCATTACATCACCCCTCAGGCTCAGAGTCAAAGTGTGGAAAAGCTGTCCAGTCAGTCTGTCTACTCGGTGAAGCATGACCATGGTGTTTTTTCAACTaatctttaaaagaaaacaaagggaaACATCTGCATTTGCAGAGCAATGATGAAGCTGGTAACGATTTCTAGTCGACgggaagagagagaagagagagaagcGGTCTTTGTATGGCAGACATAAACGCCATCTGTTTGTCCTGATTGTCAATTATGAGGCCCCTGCTGCTGTGGTATCCTCTGAATGGCCACCACATTAGCCAGCTGAAAAGCCTCACTTCTTTTTAAACCGTCCTCTGTGTCCTGTTTAAGACCGCCGccatttttttctccacatgTGCAGGGCAAAGTATTATTTTAATCCTGAGTATAAGCTGCCCCTAATTAGAAAGATATGTGATAGTCGAGCTGGATATGAATGACGGGGCTCGTGAAAGTTGTGTTGGGGAGATACAGTGAGACTTCTTATCTGAGAGCGCTCACCTTGTGCAggtgtttctttctctcctctttgtCCTCCATGTAGCGGATGCCAGGCGGCAGGTACCAGAAGCAGACGTTGGTGTGCTGAGGCTGAGGGGACACACAGACGACAAGATATCAGAGGAATAAATTGAGGGAAAACAAACAGTGATTGAGTGCAgttgtataaaaaaaataataaaaaaatgctgATTTATCTTGGCATTCACGAGCGCAATGATTACTCATAAGCCCATTAAATTTTAGAGCAGGTCTTGGTGTGCACATCTTTAAAACTTCAAAATGACCCTGGTGTAGAATATGTTCTACTTTTTTATGTAATGGCTAATTATGAATTTAATTATATATggcaaagtaaaaaaatatagTAGGCAGGCTCAGACAGCAGAGGTGATATAATTTAGCACTAACCAATTCTTAAAATTAAGGATTCAACATGGATGAGgcggctatgtccatcttttatatacagtctgtgtgcGTATTGCATATATACACCTTTATACATGCAGTTTAAACATGGTACAGCCGTTTTGTAGAATTCAAAGCTATTCATGCCTAAAATCCTGCAGAAATCTCATGACATTAAAATGCTTGTATCCTAAGCCAAACTGATTTTGAATGAAAATGCTGATTTGCATCCCAGAGCAACAATCCAATATGAGCTCACAGCATCAGACAGGTAGCGTGCCTTCTGTCTCTAGATGTCTGAAAGCTCCTCACAGTACTATTTTTTGGCACCTGAATCCCTGCTAGAACTCCCTGCCTGCCTGTCTGCATAAGAGCGGAAGGGCATTCATTACCAACAGCTGACTAACCATGCACACCAGCCTCATTTATACAGCTGGGCTGGTTTGGCTGTAGTATATTCAGCATCAGATTGATGTAATGGCTCAATGGAAGGCACAGACAAGTGAGCACCTGGGCCATTGCCCAGAGGACTTGGCTTTTTCTCATCCCCCTGGGTTATGATGCTCATAGCCTTTTTGGGGCTCAGCAGGAAAACAATAAGGCTTGAAACATTAAAGAGCTTTCATAATAAATTACCCCATGCGTCCAAGCACCCCTTTCATAAGAGAGTTTTCTTCATACCcacatatgtttgtgttgtaCTTTAGTCTAGTGCAGGATATTTCAGACACCACGCTATTCATATGCATATGAGCAATTATGGGCTGTTATGCTATTCATTAAACATAATAGCAGCACATTACACTGGCGTCCGGAGGTAAAAATGGCATTCATCCAACTCAAAGCCAGAACACTCTGCATGGAAATCAAGTCAGCAATAATGACACTGAGGAAAAAGGTGCAACATGGGCTAATGTCAGCTACTTTTCCATGATTGTGTGACTGCAGATGAATTATCCTTTAGAGAGAGTGAAAGATGAATGTGAACATACTTTGCCATCAAAGACCATCTCGTATCCTTCCCTGTCTTTAATCTTGTTGTAGAGGTACTCGGACAGCTCCAGACACTTGTCAATCTGAGCCTCGAACCCAATGGTGCCCTGTCAAAGAAAAGATGTTCATCTGTAATTGTTCAAACTCCACAGCAGTATATACATTTATTATATAGTATAGAGAACATTTGGCTTCGGGCTTCATCAGGGTCAATCTAAAACATGTTACATATGCAGCCAAACGCATTTCAGACCATGAGGGACCAACAAGGATAGGTTGGATATTTGACCATGTGATTTAAATCTGGTCATCTGGTCCCTGGAAATGGGGCGTGTCCAGCAGAAAACCTGGGTGGCATCTTATTTGGTCCATAAAACTCAAAAGTGGTTTTTAAGTTTTTCCCCCACCTGATGTCACATATTCATGACACAAGGAACTTTCAAACAATAAATAAGTACAGAATTAATATATATTAGTATATAGATTAAAGTATaaaagcaatttaaaaatgacaacaaacaaataaaagacatttaGAACTTGCTGTAGGATCTCAGAGTTTGTCCTCTTCTCCGAGGTTAAACTCAGTTTCCGTCATTTAATTCTTTTGACATCCATAATTTAAAAtttcaggtttttatttttaattttgactTAATAACTCATAAAGTTTTTCTCTGAGTTTGAGTCATTTTCTTAGAAGGGTGAATGATCGACATTTTGAGATACTTAACTCAAGTTTTGAGGTTATAACCCGAAATTGTGAGCATATTTTTAGTGGCAGAAAGAAGCTTTCACATATAATCTATGCAtaagcaattttaaaaaaatgcattaatatAATATAGCAGAGCCAAAACGAAAATGAAAAGTGGAACAAGTGGAAGCAGCTTAATTaactgaaaaaagagaaagcattTGCAACAGCTGACAACAGCTGGATTAGCTTAATGACAGCCAGCATCAGCTGATGGTTCATCTGATACTCTTCTAACCATTAGACTGACAAATCTTGCATAAGATGCACTTTTTAAGCCAGTTTAACTTTCTTaaatctgcaagctgctttgcaacacACCTGGATCCACAGCTCTTCATTTTCTAGCCTTGTCTGACTTAATAGTATGGCTGCTGTTATTGATTTCTGCTCTGCAGCAGCAAGCCATCACTTTATCAATCAGAGGTGAGGTCTTGCTGCTGCTCTCCCTGCCTCTAGCTTTCCATGTAGGAGGTCCCAGAACAGACCCATACTgccaaatattaacatttttgtAGATGGTACAACAGTTTTCATTGATTTTAGTGTTCTAGAGTATTATTATTTATACCTGATTAATAGCTGCTTACAATCATcaaactttatatttaaatttatatttatattacctTAGCTCTCCACATGAGCCACAGCTTGAAGATGTCCACATGACGTCCACACTGCAGCGCCTTGTCTCCGGTGTCGTAAGAAAGATCGTAGTGTTTGTCCTGCTGGAACAGGTAGCAGGCGTGCATCTGGTTGCAGTTCTGCATAAGACCCTGTGAAGTGAGAGCCAGAGCATTTACAGAATTACCTCAGTAAATGAAAGCAGGAACGCGCAGCATGGGGCTGAGAAATTGAGGCCTACCTCCTCTCTGACCAGCAGGGCAGAACACTGCAGAGGGACGGACATCATTTTGTGTGGATTCCATGTGACTGAATTGGccctgcagtttaaaaaaacaacacaaaaagaacCAACTATCATTCATCGTTATATCAAATGCTCATTAGCTTATAATATTTGCCCATTTGGGGCCAAACCGCATAAAACAGTTACTTGCCTCTCAACTCCATCCAGCTTCCACCGGTGTCTCCTGGACATGAGCAGACTTCCTCCCCACGCTCCCTGAAACACGAAGAGATGAAAGACATTAGCATCCACATTTAATAAACCATCCATGTATAAAACTGATGGTGAAATCCTGAGATGTCTTAATAAAAATGGACTATCTCAGTCTTTCCACAATACAAAGAAGTACTGCTgtagtaaataaaaaaacatcagcaCTGCTCCTTGTGGTTAAACTTTCAAAAATTAAGTCTAAGCACAAAAATAACAGACATCATACTGGCAGCTCATTAACCGAACTTTGTGccataagttaaaaaaaagaattgctgttttaattaatagaaaatattttttttactgtaaaaaaaattctattGTTTATTTTCTATCTGATTTCCAGTCATTTAATGGTTTGTGTACTACTGACTTCATCCACTCTCACAGTGAAAACTCCAACATATATGCCAAGCTCCTCTGCATTTTTCCTATTTTGCAAAGCCATCTACAAGGCCTGATTAGACACCTGGGTGGGCCAATTCTGGGCCCCCTGGCCACATGTTTAACACTCCAGCACTAAAGCCTTTGATTTCCGTAGAAGTTCTGCCAACTCTAGCCCAACCTCATTTAatatttaagatttaaaaacacaacaggtaCTATttttgtgacacacacacacagtagtagTACTAGTACACTTTAATATCACTGTTTTGTCTATGAACACTGCATCTGTTTAAGTGCTTTATaacgcaaatatctaatcagccaatcacatggcaacaTCTGAGTGATGTGGTCATGGACGCTgacatggtcaagacgacctgctgaagctcaaactgagcatcagaatggggaagaatgGTGATTTAACTGAAGTGGGATGGTTGTTGGAGccagtctgagtatttcagaaactgctgtttTGTCAGGATTTTCttacacaaccatctctaaggTTTAAGGAGAATGGcctgaaaaagcaaaaatatcCAGTGTGTGGCTGTTGTAAGGATAAAAATGTCATATTGATGTCAGAGGTCTTAAGGGAATGGCCACACTGCTGATAAGAAGGCaagagtaactcaaataaccattcattacaaccaaggtatgaaGCAGAGCAattctgaatgcacaacatttCAAACTTTGACTTTTtgccaccagatctcaatctaatATGGACCTCTGGGATGGAGTGAAATGGGAAATTAGCAGCATGGATGTcgagccaacaaatctgcagcaactgtgcgaTGGTGTGATGTCAAACGGGACCAACACCCCTGAGGAGCGTGTCCAGCACCTCGCTAAATCTATGCTTGGAAGAATTAAGGCAGACCTGAGGGCAAAAAGGGGGCTGAAGGTGTACCACATAAAGTGCATTAATAAGTGAGTGTATGTCTTTCTGGGAGCTGTAGCTGGAAAATTTAGCAGATAAACCAATGAAAATGATTAATAAtcacaatgtgtgtgtgtgtgcatgtgcgtgcgtgcatgtgcaCGTGTGTTTTTACCCATCTCAGCTAGTTGAGGGATGATAGACAAGGCCATTTATTGCTCTTAATAGAGGTGTCCCCCTGTCAGGACTAAATCACTTTCATTAAGAGATAGAGTTCCTTCAGTGAGAGGGCCCATGATGGTAAAGTCAGGGGAGGAGATGATTTACAGCCTCTGTTCCAGTTTTTCTAATCTCCAGTGTTAGATAGGAAATGGCGAGCTCTCTATCTGGGTCAACCGCAAGCAGTTAGAGGCGAGACAGACATAATAGATTTGTCAAACTCAGAGGTGAGCTCTTTGCTTCTGTGTATGCCTCCATTAAAATCCCTCTTGTGCACAAACACCCCAAAAATCACGCATGTGAAAGGTCAatatgacattttaaatgaatcaGGAAGAAACTTGTTTTACTCACATCCACGTGCATCCAGATGTTGTACTTTTTGCAAATGTCAGAAATGGCGATGAGGGGGTCAAAAGCTCCGTACACTGTTGTCCCAGCAGTCGCACTTACGAAGAAAGGTACAAAACCCTGCACAAGAGCAACCAAAATACTGCATATGAGGCCGTTATGTTGTTACGATATGTTCCCCAATTTCCCTCATCATCTCTGCAGTTTCAGTCGAGTGCACCCCATAAAATCAAAACTGTATGAAGTCATATCTGTCTATTTATAGCAGGGTAATAAATGTGCATCATCTTACCTTCTGTTTTGCCTCCAGTATTCGCCTCTCAAGGTCAGCTGGGATCAATTTACCGCTGCAAAGGGAAAACAAGCTTTAGTTGGCTTTAAAGTTGTTTGTCATACTGTCAGTGGGCAAAGAAGGCCTTCTACCTTAAAAACAAAAGCCAGCACAggaacagaaatacagaaaatacaagTGCAAGTATTGCATATGAAATTGTACTTAAAGGGACAGGACAGGGTCGGCACCAGAGCACATGGAGTGGACGGGCAACTAACTTTGACAGGGAGGCATTAGACTTAAATCACTTTGCtatttcacaaaaacaaacaaacagacaaacaaaacaaaacaaggaggGATTAACACATCATGAACCGGCATCTGTAATAACCATAACTGTACAGCATGCTCATATGAAAATTGTTCAGCAAGTTTCAAGTGTGACCTTTGTTTCAAAGAGACAAATATTCATGAGGGGTAGACAACTTCCCAGAGTCTGGCTTTCATGGGTCCATGCGCTCCAAAATCAGCTAACACTGGCATGATTGTTACTACAACATTTGAGGTATTAAACTTTTTTATTGCTAAATTGTgttgtttaattttacttttagttCTAAATGCCAGTAGAATTCAGCTTAGGGGGCACAGTGACCTTTGTGGATGGGCTTGGACCCCCAGGGCCCGTCCATAATGCTCACACTGCAACTGTACAAGCCAAAATCCACCCACTCATCCGTTTTCTTCCAGGCACGCTGTAAACATTAATGTCACCTCTCTTGatgttaatgtttaatgttaGCTACTACTTCTGTTGGTTGGTGGATGTGAGCAACAGAGACAGTTTTGTAGGTTATTTCATTGACCTATTCACGATTACTGGAAAGAGACAATGCTGATACTCTGTTTGATAGTCTTAACGCCTCGAGGACAGTTCCATTAGATTCAAGAGAAGGTGGACAGGACTGAGAACCAAAGCAGATCAGATGGATAAAGTGAACTACAGATGAGAGGGATTGAATTTTGAAATGTCCCTTTACATCCAACTATAGGCAGTAATATATAAACGAtttcatattatattataaggCTGCAAATAGTCAAGAGTCATTGTTTAGTTTAGTAGTTACACAAAAAGGAGTGGTTTCCAATCCAGGGattgtgtttcttttaaaaGGTCACGAGATGAAATATAAGGCTAAATCCTAAGCTGAACAGGAGAGACACATTTTTGCTGTTACTTGTGAATATTATCAGGCTGTTATTGGTTTGGATGAAACCAGTTTGTGAAGATTAGAAGGCTGTAGTGTTTCTcacaataatacaataataagtGTTTCTACATTGAGTGTTTTTAACATCGAAAACAGTAAATATGCCTCATGGTTTAACTGAAGTATGATGCACAACTGAAGCCAGCTTTACCTTTCATCTGCTTTGATGCAGATCACGCTTTCAGTCCCAATGCCAAGAGCTGCTGCACCTTTTTTGATTGAAAAATGGCTCTAAGAGTTGAAGACAAGGGGAAAAAGGAATAGAATGAGTGACTGAATCTGTAAATATGTACTTCTTATGACAGATTTGTTTGTAATTTAATCGCTTTTTTCCTCACAGCATCTTTCAGCTGTCCTTTAAAGATGAAGGTGACAGGCACACCAGTCACCTCGTGTCCTTCTGCATGCGACGTGCATAATGTCAGCTTTTTATCAGCAGCGGTGGAGTTAAAGTGACACGTAGTCACACATCAAGCCACCACACTTACCATGAGATCTTTTTTGTGTTATTCTAGCAGCTGAAAGGGATATTTTTTGACATTTGACTTAAAGAAATGTCCAAATAGTGTTCAGTGTTCACTGTTTGAGCcaagcagacacacactgacGATGCCATGAGGAAATTATCGAGCGGATTTTAAACACGGATGCCTACATGTTCGGACGTGAAGGCCACCAGTCTGGGAACGGATGACATTCCTTTCTCTTTCACCTCAGGGAACATCTTGAAGCGGGCCAGCAGCATGGCGTACATGTTAGAAATAGCACCACCTGGAGGACAGACAGGATTGAGTTAGGGAAGTGTCTCCTGGGAGTGATGCAGGGTTTCTAAACGattgctcccttattcacaaggagCTGCCACAGTAGATAGCTCTGCATgtttcctgacacaaccccaaaGGTTTGTGTCTTCTCCTTGGACTGAACCACAAATCTTTTGCTTGTTAGGTAAATGTGTAAGCCAATAAACTACTGATAAAAAAGTAGGCTGCTACATTGTTTCAAGATGTCCACGttcttgtaaaacaaacttTTGTTTATCAAGAGCATATCAAGAAATGACAAAGCATCCAAAATTGCATCTCGCTGTCCACAATgtcacagccaatcacaggctTTGTCAGTAAATTCTCCGATGATTGCCTCTCATTATGAAGTGCATGGGAGAAATTAAAGATTGGGGTGGGTGAGGGGGAGGGGGGTTAAgctgaaaaaggaaaattatTTTATGCTAATTGGCTTAGAAACACGTTCCATTTATATCATCAAAATGCAAATTGACActttacaacacacacacacacacacacacacatacagccaGTTCCATCTCCAGTCAAACAGAGGGGTGTCAGAGCGCTCTGCGCCACCTTCCATGCAAACATACCAGGAGAAAAAATGCCATCTCCTCGCCCATCCGTCCAGCCAATGATCTCCCTCATCTTCTTCAGAGTGACGTACTCCAGCAGCACAAAGACAGGAGCTACCTCATAGGTGAACCTGCACGTTACACAAGATGCATCACATGGCACTCGTTACAGGAGCATGGCGCCATCGTGactcatcaacaaataaaaagctgccattaaactgacatttttttaaaatctgaagtTTGGACGTTTCAGGAAAGGAGGGTTGTCGGTGGCCTGTGCAGAggttcctttaaaaaaaatgctcagaTTCTCAGGTTTTCTGGAGGTTTCTGGCTTCACTTTTGAAGTGCAGAATTACTGTCAATCGTGTGTACACATATTAACAGCTCTGATGCATACTGAagttttttccatttaaatagAAACACttaaatggaaatgaaaatatttttttcaagcCAAACATGCAAAACTTTACTGGCAAAATGCACTCCTTTAATATTTTGAACTCCCACATTTTCATCATCCTGCTCCTATTTAAAACGTGCATCTCTGTTGTGTGCTCCCtaatatttctatttctatttctatatatatttttgtattaaGATATTGGCTGCATTCATTTGAACCTCCCTCCAGTGTAAACAGCAGGTTTACTTTTCATTTCCTCACAGTTGCCAAAAGAGTTTATctcccccaaaacacacatctgaAATTAGCTCCAGATTAGTCTGAATTTAATTTCAGAGCTAATTTTCTCCTCTTGAATCCCCAGGAGGATCAGAGGTGAAGGGGATAAAAGGCTGAGGGGGGAGAGGAGAGGGGGGAGCCTTGTGGGTGCAGGGGGTGGTGAGGGGTGGGGGCCTGCCTTTCATTTCACCCCTTTTCATTTGCCatgactgagtgtgtgtgtgtgtgtgtgtggaggggggtggggggccgCTATCAGGCCATGCAGACGCAGAGCAGACTGCACGCGGATGGTCCGGAAATGGAATCCATTGTCATTATCATTATCACCGCTTAAAATCGCGATGAAGCAGGCCACATACTTACATATTGGTGTTGGCGGTGGATGTTAGCCAATCGGCTGCCAGTCCGACCATGTCTAATCCCGTGGAGAGCTGATTGAAGTACCTGGGGTGGGCTGAAGGGAAAGGAGCAGAGGATGGAGAAGGCAAAGAGGCGGAGTGTGAGATGGCTGCAATTTGAAGGTTTTACGCAGCAGAAGCTGTCATCTTCCGAGCGCTTTAATTGCGGGTTAGAATTGTAGCTGCAGAGtcaactttaaaacaaaatctcAGGAAGTGATGAAAACATTTGGTGTAGCATTGAGCAATGTAAACggtaaacacacaaaacatgttacaGCACTGAGACGTGATCAGATTTCAGTCTGCGCCATAAACACAGGAGTTAAAATAAAGAGTAATTTATGGAGGtgatcaaacaaaacaaaaaaaagaaaaaagaaaaaaaaaggaaggaaggaagataTAACTGTACTTATAAATCTGGTGCAAGTCCTTCCGTGGGCACCTAATAATtcctaaataataataatacacattttttctcatagcagaggagaattgctgacgATTACAATAAATGATTGAAATCCTCATATCTTTGCTTATACCCGCATTACAGTgtgattttaattgtttttaaggTTGTTAAATATTCATCACCACCATAaactattttttcagtttttcagtttttctttttctttttggaggCTGAAATCTGTCCTGTGGCGTTGCTGTAAATTCCCCCCCTGCGTGTGTCACTCAGGGGAGAATAATGGACTTGGCCTATGAAGCCTGGTTATTAGCCTATTATCTCCTACTTGGTGAACCAGTTTTACTGCGTCACTGCATTTATCGGTCTGGTGGtcaggaggaggaaaaggaggacaACTGTGTTGATGCTTTATAGGCgtcatttatcattttatttatttatttattaaacccGGAACACGTTAAAGACGTTTTCTTTGTTTGCCTCTCTCTTTCCGGGTCGGTTTTTTAAGCACACCGGTTTCGtgtttccagtttagttttgcaGTAAAACTAAATAATTTGTATGGCGTAACATAGATTTCACAGTGGTGCTCCGTAATTTATCTagctttcctttttattttattgttaaaaatgtgtttttaattttccatttaTATGCGTAAATATTGGAATTTTGGCAGATTTCACACAAAGATGAGCGAAAGGCCGGAATCCAGGCCTGCGTGTGATGATACAGCCTGGGGGGAGATTTTTTCCAACACTCCGAAgcatctatttttttaaataa contains:
- the gad2 gene encoding glutamate decarboxylase 2, whose protein sequence is MASHGFWSLGGDNAGANTGSQSPSTPRAWCQAAAQKLSGGIGSKLCALLNVGEVEKPAEPGAKQPPQTAAGTCGCNKSCNCTKAAVVFSDLYSTDLLPATDGDTKTMTFLQEVVDILLAYIVESFDRETKVIDFHYPNELLQMNNWELQDEPATLDDILISCRATLKYAIKTAHPRYFNQLSTGLDMVGLAADWLTSTANTNMFTYEVAPVFVLLEYVTLKKMREIIGWTDGRGDGIFSPGGAISNMYAMLLARFKMFPEVKEKGMSSVPRLVAFTSEHSHFSIKKGAAALGIGTESVICIKADESGKLIPADLERRILEAKQKGFVPFFVSATAGTTVYGAFDPLIAISDICKKYNIWMHVDGAWGGSLLMSRRHRWKLDGVERANSVTWNPHKMMSVPLQCSALLVREEGLMQNCNQMHACYLFQQDKHYDLSYDTGDKALQCGRHVDIFKLWLMWRAKGTIGFEAQIDKCLELSEYLYNKIKDREGYEMVFDGKPQHTNVCFWYLPPGIRYMEDKEERKKHLHKVAPVIKARMMEYGTTMVSYQPQGDKVNFFRMVISNPAATFEDIDFLIEEIERLGQDL